One genomic window of Vicia villosa cultivar HV-30 ecotype Madison, WI unplaced genomic scaffold, Vvil1.0 ctg.005542F_1_1, whole genome shotgun sequence includes the following:
- the LOC131642651 gene encoding uncharacterized protein LOC131642651 — protein sequence MASSSSTKASMKLLIDTKNNKVLFAEASKPVIDFLFNLLCLPIGTVVKLLSSNNMVGSLGNLYQSVENLDQNYMQPFQTKDVLLNPKAQSSSTQISGFLTRNHANEDKDEEIKLFMCPNKCKFEVTKITQLDALVLSIFTLLLWLQPILLAQTL from the coding sequence ATGGCGTCTTCTTCTTCCACCAAAGCATCCATGAAGCTTCTTATCGACACAAAGAATAACAAAGTTCTCTTTGCTGAAGCTTCAAAACCTGTCATAGACTTTCTCTTCAACTTGCTATGCTTACCTATTGGTACTGTAGTTAAGCTTCTAAGTTCAAATAACATGGTAGGTAGCTTAGGAAATCTGTATCAAAGTGTTGAAAATCTGGACCAGAATTACATGCAACCATTTCAAACCAAGGATGTTCTCTTAAACCCAAAAGCTCAAAGCTCTTCCACTCAAATCTCAGGCTTCCTTACTCGTAACCATGCTAATGAAGACAAAGATGAAGAAATAAAGTTGTTCATGTGTCCAAATAAGTGTAAGTTTGAGGTGACAAAGATAACACAACTCGATGCACTAGTTCTGTCAATATTCACTCTCCTTTTATGGCTCCAGCCTATTCTTCTTGCTCAAACTTTATGA
- the LOC131642648 gene encoding glutelin type-D 1-like, translated as MDIDLTPKLSKKVYGDNGGSYYSWSPSELPMLREGNIGAAKLALEKNGFATPRYSDSSKVAYVLQGSGVAGIVQPESEEKVLAIKTGDALALPFGVVTWWFNKEDTELVILFLGDTSKAHKAGEFTDFFLTGPNGIFTGFSTEFVGRAWDLDETNVKTLVGKQTGKGIVKLDGSISLPEPKDGDRKGMVLNCLEAPLDVDVKNGGRVVVLNTKNLPLVGEVGLGADLVRLDGNAMCSPGFSCDSAFQVTYVVRGSGRVQVVGVDGKRVLETTLKAGNLFIVPRFFVVSKICDPEGMEWFSIITTPNPIFTHMAGSSSAWKALSSTVLQAAFNVDAETEKLFRSKRTGDAIFFPPPN; from the coding sequence ATGGATATTGATCTCACTCCAAAATTGTCGAAGAAAGTGTACGGTGACAATGGTGGATCGTATTACAGTTGGTCACCATCTGAACTTCCTATGCTGCGTGAAGGTAACATTGGTGCTGCCAAGTTAGCTCTTGAGAAGAACGGTTTTGCCACTCCTCGGTACTCTGATTCTTCCAAAGTTGCATATGTTCTTCAAGGAAGTGGAGTTGCTGGAATTGTGCAACCTGAATCAGAAGAGAAGGTTCTTGCAATTAAGACTGGTGATGCTTTAGCACTTCCTTTTGGTGTTGTGACATGGTGGTTCAACAAAGAGGACACTGAGTTGGTTATTTTGTTTCTTGGAGATACTTCAAAAGCACATAAGGCTGGTGAGTTCACTGATTTTTTCCTAACTGGTCCTAACGGAATCTTTACCGGATTTTCGACTGAGTTTGTGGGAAGAGCTTGGGACTTGGACGAGACCAATGTGAAGACCCTTGTTGGGAAACAAACCGGGAAAGGGATTGTGAAGCTTGACGGAAGCATCAGCCTTCCTGAGCCTAAAGATGGAGACAGGAAAGGTATGGTCTTGAATTGTCTAGAGGCACCATTGGATGTCGATGTTAAGAATGGCGGAAGGGTTGTTGTTTTGAACACCAAGAACCTTCCTTTGGTTGGTGAGGTTGGTCTAGGAGCTGACCTTGTGAGGCTTGATGGAAATGCCATGTGCTCGCCTGGATTCTCTTGCGATTCTGCTTTCCAGGTTACTTATGTTGTTAGGGGAAGCGGACGCGTTCaagttgttggtgttgatggCAAGAGGGTTTTGGAGACTACTTTGAAGGCTGGAAATTTGTTCATTGTCCCAAGGTTTTTCGTCGTCTCCAAGATTTGTGACCCCGAGGGAATGGAGTGGTTTTCTATCATCACTACTCCTAATCCCATCTTTACACACATGGCTGGAAGTTCTTCGGCGTGGAAGGCATTATCATCTACAGTTCTGCAGGCTGCTTTCAATGTAGATGCTGAAACTGAGAAACTCTTCCGTTCTAAGAGAACTGGCGATGCCATTTTCTTCCCTCCTCCAAATTAA